The genomic DNA tgtatttttctttttaaatatggaaagtttggagtgccaaatgagatttttgaagtaccaataataatttccaaaataaaaataaaaataaattaagaaattaataacGCATTACCTCAACTCCACGCAATGCAAACTCCATTCTAAATCCCCTTCAATCGCTTTTACATCTTACAATAATTAATTCTGATACGTCTTAATTCCTTTGTCGTTCCTGTCGAACTTTGACCAGCAAATCTACTGCTCCATTGATTAATTAAACTAATCACCTTAATTAGCAATTAAGATGGAGGAAAATCAGCCAAAGTAAGGAGTCGTTCTACTTCAACCGCCGGCCTTGGGAATTTTCTGCGTGGTTCCAAAACTTAACGCGCCTATAAAATCCAAGAGGAGACAAATCAGtcatatttttgtttccttcagAAATTTCATGTTCATGACCTAAATTGgttttaattattgtttttattgtGATCTCGTGAATCAGATTATTTAATGCTTATGTTCATAGTATTTAATGCTACGTAATTCAAAAGTCAAGCCCCTCTAAGATAGTGGGCGGGTCCAGAAGGGCCTAATTGCATGTCACAAATTGGAACAAAAAGGCatatatacacatcaaacgaatTTAAGAGGTGCAACTACTGCCACTACTATTAGTCTATGAGCTGCTAGGTGGCCACTCAGAATAATTCAAAGCAGGTTTCACCCTGCAACAGCCAGCGCAGCCTCCCACTACACAAAGCTCGACCCTAGCCCTTTTCTCCTTGTTTGCTTTTCATTTCAGCATCTCGAAGGACAAAAAGTTTGAAGGATGCCAAGAAAAATCCATTATTTCTTGTGGAACCACCACAGCCACTTCATTTTTTGTTAGGAGGTTGGACCTGAAATGAATTCAACACAACcatttatttgaaattagctACCAAGATTAATTAAGGCCATTTCCAATAGAGagggctaaaagctaaaaaccaaaaaatagtttaatttgTCAAAAAACTCATCTTCAGCCGATGACTAGGCTATAACTTTATAGAGCCCATCATGCTATTATTTGGTCAAAGGGGCTTCTGGCCAAACAAAGCCCCTTCTTATAGAGTTCCTCAATtacaataattgattcaaattcaacgacTAAATATGAAAACATTCAACAGTAGTTTAACTAAATTAACCATAAAATTTAAagtaaacttaaaactaataaattattgagggggctaTGATTAGCCTCTTTGGTTGAAGATGATATATAAGTATGGACTGACtttgttcatttaaaaataattttttgtaggattataattttaaacaaaCTATATTTAGctctttcggttggagatgaactAAATATGACAAATATATCAGAGAACTCACAAGAGCAAGAGAGACTTCATGGAAGAAATGGTCAACTGAGTGCCAATGACTTGTCGGCACTATTGCCTTCTAAAACAAGCTATCCACACCCCCGCAAGGTCACAATCACCAGAACTTTCCTCATTTTTGCACTGAAAAATACCCAACAAATTGATTAGAAAAACCAGAAGCAAATAATTATAGAGGTGGAAAAAGATATACCAAAATATGCTCTCACCACCTTGCAGTGGAGAAGCCTCGGGGAGGAGCTGCTTACATGGTTCCTGCTTACACGGTGGagcttcctcctcctccacctatGATGCTTCATCAACTCCCAAATCAACAGAGAAAGTCAACATGTTCAGGTACGACTTCACACTTGCCATATCTTCTTCTCTCCACCCAAATACCCAATTCACCAATCATGAGTCCCTCCCTTCCCTCCATGAAGCCTTCTCTTCCTTCACAAAATCATTCCCACAATTTTCGCAGACTGACCAATCTGACCTCATCAGAGCCCATCAATATTACCATCTCACCCTCTCCAACCATGTCTGCTTTGATTACATTGGACATTGCCTCTTCTCTTACTCTCAGTCTCAGCAACAAACACAATATAATTCCTCATCGTCTCAAATCCCTTCAACTTCCTcttcccctcctcctcctcagtTGCTTCACTCCCAAGAACCATTGTTTTTCGACATTTCATACAAGTCAGTAAACTTGCACACCCAAGTTTTGTATGGAGGGCAAGAATCAGAATTGGAGCTTCAAATGAGGAAAAGAATAATGGATTATATGAACATCTCCGAAAGTGATTACTCCATGGTTTTCACTGCCAATCAGTCATCCGCTTTCAAGCTTCTAGCCGACTCGTATCCCTTTCGCAACAATCCAAGTCTTTTGACTGTTTATGACTACAAGAATGAGGCAGTGGATGTGATGAAAGAGAGCTCAAAAAAGAAGGGAGGACGGATTATGTCCGCAGAGTTCTCATGGCCTAACATGAGACTTCAGTCGCGAAAATTGAGAAGACGGATTGGGAATGGTAACCAGACGAGGAAAAAGCAACGGGGGCTGTTTGTTTTCCCACTTCAATCGAGAGTGACAGGAGCGCGGTATTCGTATATGTGGATGAGCATAGCGCAGGAGAATGGTTGGCATGTTTTGCTTGATGCATGTTCACTGGGGCCTAAGGACATGGACACTTTGGGCCTCTCACTCTTTAAGCCTGATTTTCTCATTTGCTCTTTCTTCAAAGTTTTTGGGGAAAACCCATCAGGGTTTGGTTGCTTGTTCGTCAAGAAATCCAGTGCCTCGATCTTAAAGGATCCAACATTTGCTTCAAGTACAGGAATTGTGAGCCTTGTCCCGGCATCAAAACGACCTGAATTTTCAGAGGAGTACTCAATTTCTATGGACATGGAAACTGATCGAAAAcagtccaaattcaaaaccTCGAAGTCCCATGAAAGCGAAGAAGTCTCCCTAAAGAAGAAGGAACATTCAGTTTCAGAAATTACGGAATTAGACAGAGAAGAATCCAATCAGTCTGTCAAATCAGATAACTCAGCGATCACATGCAAGGGCTTGGATCATGCCGATTCATTAGGTCTAGTACTGATTAGCCGAAGAGCAAGGTACTTGATCAACTGGCTAGTGAATGCATTGATGAGCCTTCAACATCCGCACTCACAATATGGCCATCAATTGGTCAGAATCTATGGACCAAAGATAGAATTTGATCGGGGACCAAGCTTGGCATTCAATGTGTTTGACTGGAAAGGAGAAAAGATTGATCCGTTGATCGTGCAAAAGCTAGCTGATCGAAACAACATTTCACTGAGTTACGGGATTTTGAACCACATTTTGTTCTCGGACAAGCACGAGGAAGAGAGGGAAACAAAGTTGGAGAAATGTACAAGTGATCAAGTGGAAGGAAGTAGTAGTGAAGGGATATCTGTGGTGACTGCTGCATTAGGGCTTTTGACAAACTTTGAAGACATTTACAGGCTTTGGGTATTTGTTTCAAGGTTTTTGGATGCAGATTTTGTGGAGAAGGAGAGATGGAGATACATGGCTCTTAATCAAAGGACTGTTGAGATTTGAAGTAAATTAGTTTGTCAATTAATTCTTTCATTCTTTcaaattgttttatgaaaagATAGTCTCGACTCTCGGACTATGTGACATGTTACATTGTTAAATTGATAATAGTTAGAAAACGCAATATGTTTGGCAAAATAACAAGAGAATATTAACCCGTGGTTATACTGCTAGCAAAATTGCAAGAACACCTTCGTTGATTTGTGGGAGCACTAGTCTCTTGGACCGTATTATGTGAAAACACCGTCATGTGgtgttataaattataatatgaatagaCAACATAATTGAAATATCTCGTCTACGGAGTATATTGTATAAAAGATATTCGAGTTTGAGGCCTTACCTCATCTCAAAAGAAGAATATGAAAAGTACTTATATGTCCAATTCttataaaaactttcaactTGCAAAGGATTTGTAGCTCAAGCATGCTAAAGCGTTTATGTTTACCTTTGCGCACGAGGCCTTCTCTTGATCCCCTCCCTTAGTAATTGCTTAAGTCAACTTAACTTGTGAGATTTTTCTAGGaataatatataattgaaaCTATAAGCGAGTTTAGTTTATATCGACATCGACATtaagagggaggaagaagagttTAGTTGATATCGACGTTAAGAGGGGGGAATAAAAAGAAAGGAACTTTAAGAGGGGGGAATAAAAAGAAAGGAACTCAAAAACTTGTATAAATATAAATGCTCTGGACCGACCAAGCTAATTGTTTGTGAGTTTTTAACTCTCCAAGGTAGATATTTTGCACCACTGGGCTTGGGCCCAGCTTTGAACGGCATGGGTCGGGCTGTAATAAGGATTGGCCAATCCTGGGCTTTTGGCCCCATTtcataagaaaaagaagatttttttttttatacgatagattttgttagattagattttAGATTAGCTATCGATGGGGTTCAAACTCACGCCATCATGTAAATGCTCAATTCTTTTCCACCATTATAGAAAAGGGCCACTTATGGAGAAGAGTTTTCAAGTATATAATTTGTGcgtttgacaaaaattgaatgattataaattatttgtgtCAGCATATGAGAAAACGTTTGGAAGTTGGAACTTGAGAAATTCATTTATAATGCCTGAACTTACGCACGAGTTTTTCACCAGAAAATTATTTTGGACTTTAGAACTTAATCATCATGATATGACGTTAACCCTTCCCCACCACCTAATTTTTCGAAAACGACgttcaagaaattaaaaaaattaagaaaacttGTAAAAGgacttttcaaaaaataaaaaataaagaaaagaattaaCCTAGCTCCTCAAAAGATAAGAGAGATTGGTTCACAAAACTTTTTGTTTATGATTAGAATCgttaatattataaatcacAATATAAAGGTCATTTATACAAAAAGTCGATAAAATATGAACTAGTTTAATCAACAAATGTTTTAAAACAgttaattaaaatcaataaaagtattATGAATCgtctatttatttgttactgTTAATTGAATAAAcgattttaatttcaatttattttttgatataTCGTTCGTATGTATGTAACGCTTATTTGCTAACTCTAGTTGAGCATGGCTGGCTTTGACcacaatgattaataatttaacACCGTCAACTTTGACTTGGAATGTAGATTTGAGTATGGGTTAGGTGGGTAATAAAACAAAAGGATACatagttttcataaaattagTTTATATAAACTTGGAGAGATGACAGATCTGGCACAGATTCcaattgtttaattaatttgtatatTCTGTGATATTTCATAGATTTAAATAAgcaaattgttattagcatttcaaaaatctcattctaaactcctcataagtgtatttttctttctaattataaaaaatttgaagtacaaaataaaatttttagaatgctaataataaATTTCTTAAATAATACGGGAAATTTCATTTCGGCGTGGCATCTGCAATTGTGCATTTTGCTTCTGTCGTGATTCCAAACGCTTCGTAAGATGTGAACCCAAAATCACATGTAGAGCAATGAAATCGttctttattgttttatttttatcaactAGTTTTTAGTACAGTATTTTGATTCCATCTAGATCTAAATTGTGGAAATCTTatgaatttttatattttaattatttattcgtatatcgtgcagtcataaattattttgaatatttttatctaaaattaaacataaataatattttacaaaaattgaCCGTACGATCTACGAGAAACGGTTAGAATGTGAGGATctctaggatccccacaaagaggatcctcatcctttaGTACAATagtattttacttttttttcttattacatGCAAAGAAATGTTGAGTTCGAATCTTAAATTTTATTGacagaataaaaaataagtttAATTATTCACAGATTAAACAACAGTAAATTTACTAAATTGTTTCTtaaatgggaattgttattagcactccaaaaatctcattctacactccaaactttctatattaggaaataaaaatacacttggaggagtgtagaatgagatttttggagtgtcaataacactt from Pyrus communis chromosome 17, drPyrComm1.1, whole genome shotgun sequence includes the following:
- the LOC137721681 gene encoding molybdenum cofactor sulfurase-like → MLSPPCSGEASGRSCLHGSCLHGGASSSSTYDASSTPKSTEKVNMFRYDFTLAISSSLHPNTQFTNHESLPSLHEAFSSFTKSFPQFSQTDQSDLIRAHQYYHLTLSNHVCFDYIGHCLFSYSQSQQQTQYNSSSSQIPSTSSSPPPPQLLHSQEPLFFDISYKSVNLHTQVLYGGQESELELQMRKRIMDYMNISESDYSMVFTANQSSAFKLLADSYPFRNNPSLLTVYDYKNEAVDVMKESSKKKGGRIMSAEFSWPNMRLQSRKLRRRIGNGNQTRKKQRGLFVFPLQSRVTGARYSYMWMSIAQENGWHVLLDACSLGPKDMDTLGLSLFKPDFLICSFFKVFGENPSGFGCLFVKKSSASILKDPTFASSTGIVSLVPASKRPEFSEEYSISMDMETDRKQSKFKTSKSHESEEVSLKKKEHSVSEITELDREESNQSVKSDNSAITCKGLDHADSLGLVLISRRARYLINWLVNALMSLQHPHSQYGHQLVRIYGPKIEFDRGPSLAFNVFDWKGEKIDPLIVQKLADRNNISLSYGILNHILFSDKHEEERETKLEKCTSDQVEGSSSEGISVVTAALGLLTNFEDIYRLWVFVSRFLDADFVEKERWRYMALNQRTVEI